The DNA window GCGCGGGGGCGGATGCCGGGGCCCGCAGCCATCGAACTGCCCAGCGCGACATAACGACTCATCGCTGCGGGCTCGACGCCTGCGCCCAGAACCGCTTCGGGATGCGCCCGGCGCGCCGGGCCAGATACCCGGCGGTCACGGCGGCGGCCATCGCGGCGGCCATCGCTGCCGGATCGGCGGCCCTGGTCACCGCGGTGGCCAACAACACAGCGTCGCAACCCAATTCCATCGCCAGCGCGGCGTCGCTGGCGGTTCCGATGCCGGCGTCGAGCACCACCGGAACGCCTGCCCGGGCGACGATCATCTCGATGTTGTGCGGATTGGTGATGCCAAGGCCGGTGCCGATGGGCGAACCCAGCGGCATCACCGCCGCGCATCCGGCGTCCTCGAGCCGGCGGGCCAGCACCGGGTCATCGTTGGTGTAGGGCAACACGACGAACCCGTCGTCGACCAATAGCTCTGCGGCTCGCACCAATTCGACCGCGTCGGGCAGCAGCGTGCGTTCGTCGGCGATCACCTCGAGCTTGATCCAGTTGGTGTTCAGCGCCTCGCGGGCCAACTGCGCGGTGAGCACCGCCTCGGCCGCCCCGCGGCAACCCGCGGTGTTCGGCAGCGGCGTGATGCCCAGTCGGTTGAGCAGATCGAGCAATCCGGTGCCGCCCTCGGCGTCGACCCGGCGTATCGCGACGGTGGTCAGTTCCGTGCCCGACGCCACCAGCGCCTCTTCCAGCACCGCGAGGTTGCTCGCCCCCCCGGTCCCCATGATGAGCCGCGACGCGAAGCTGCGATCTCCGATGGTCAGTTTGGTATCAGCCACCTTGCACCGCCGTCACTATCTCGAGCCGGGCACCTTCGAAAAGTTCGGTGGCCCAACGGGATCGCGGCAGCACGGCGTCGTCCATGGCCACTGCCACGCCGCGGTCCGGAAAACCCAGGGAATCCACCAGCGCGGCGACCGTGGTGTGCGCGTCGACATCGACCTTTTGCTCGTTGACCACGACGACCATTAGCGCCGCTCCTCCTCATCGCTTCGCTGAAGCATCGTCGCAGCGCGGATCATCAAAGTGCTCCCACCGGGGCCAGTTCGGAAACGATCTGCTCGGCCGTCCAGGGCGCCAACAGGAAGCCGGACCGGCCGTGCCCGGCCGCGACCAGCGTTCGGGCGTCCAGGCGATGCACCAACGGCAGATTGTCGGGGGTCATCGGGCGCAGCCCGGCGGCACACTCGGCCAGCTCGTATTCACCCAGCGCCGGCAGCACCGCGCACGCGTCGTCGAGCAGGTCGCGCACCCCCGAGACGACCGGGGCGGTGTCGCGCCCGTGTTCGTACTGGGTGGCACCGACGACCACGCCGTCCGCACGCGGCACCAGGTACACCTGCCGCCCGTGTACGCGGGCGCGAACAACGCGCTGCGGCAACGGCATACAACCGTTTCGCCACCGCAGTCGCAGCACTTCGCCCTTCACCGGGCGCACCGGTAGGCCCGGCCACAACGCGGGTGCGTCGATGCCGTTGGCGATCACCACCGCGTCGCCATCGACGCGCGACAGGTCGTGCGCCGGCGGCGCCCAGCGCACCCCGAGGCGCTCGCACTCCGCGCTCAGCGCGTCCAGCACGGCCCGGTTGTCCACGGCCAGTTCGGTGGGCGCCCGAAAGCCGTGCCGGATGCCCTGCGCCAGCAGTGGTTCGACGTCGCGCGCGGTCGACTCCCACACCACCGGATGCCCCTGGGCGGACAACCAGTCGGCGACGGTGCGCAGGTCGGCGACATCGGCATGGTCGACGGCCACCACCAGCGACTCGCGCGCGGTGACCACCTCGGGCGGCAACCCGTCCAGGAACCCGCCCTCGCGCCACATCCGCAGCGATTCCAAGCCCAGCCGCAACAGGTGTTCCTCGCCGGGCCATCCCTCGCTGTGCGGTGCCAGCATGCCGCCGGCGACCCAGGACGCTCCCCGGTGTTCGGCTCGGTGCACCCGCACCGACCACCCGGCCTGCGCGGCGCGACGCGCCACCGCGAGCCCGATGACGCCGCCGCCGATGACGGCCAGGGACCCCAGTGGTGGCCCGGAGGGCATCCCGGTCATTCGCAAGCCTCCCTTCGCCGGCATGATCCGGATCAGGTGTGACGGTAAGGGCAGGTCCGGGTGGCTCCGGCTGTGCCCACTCTCAGCCCCGCAGTCAGGCGACTACCCAGGACTCCCGTGTCTAGTAGTTTCTTCGGCTCCACGCTAGCGCGCTAGCGTCTCGGTGTGCACCAACGTCTTGTCCGCCTGGCCGCAGCGCGGCTGTATCTGTGCACCGACGCGCGCCGTGAGCGCGGCGATCTGGCCGACTTCGCCGACGCCGCCCTGGCCGGCGGCGTGGACATCATCCAGCTGCGCGACAAGGGATCGGCCGGTGAGCAGCGGTTCGGCCCGCTCGAGGCGCGCGACGAGCTGGCGGCATGCCAGATCCTGGCCGACGCGGCCCGCCGGCACGGCGCCTTGTTCGCCGTCAACGACCGCGCCGACATCGCCCGCGCCGCCGGCGCCGACCTGCTGCACCTCGGGCAGGGCGACCTGCCGCTGGCCGTCGCGCGCGACATCGTCGGGCCGGACGTGCTGCTCGGCACCTCCACTCACAGCACCGACCAGGCGACCGCAGCGGCGCTCAGCCCAGCGGACTATTTCTGCGTCGGCCCGTGCTGGCCGACGCCCACCAAACCGGACCGCGCCGCGCCCGGCCTGCCGCTGGTGCGGGTGGCGGCTGAACTCGGAACCGACAAGCCGTGGTTCGCGATCGGCGGCATCGACGAGCGGCGGCTGCCCGAGGTGCTCGGCGCCGGTGCCCGGCGCATCGTGGTGGTGCGGGCGATCACCGCGGCCGCGGACCCCCGGGCAGCGGCCCAGCGGCTCAGTTCGGCGCTGGCAGCAGCTCGCTGATCCGGCGGGTCAGCTGCGAAGGCTCCTGGTCGGCGTCACCGGGCATACACCAGACGAAGACGCCGGCCTCGATCTCGATCGTGCGCGGCAGGTATTGCCGTCGTTCGTCGCCGTGGCCCAGCGGCAACAGCGCCGGCGCGGTGCGCAGCCGCTGCCAGCTGGCCGCGAATCCGGGATGCAGCGGCAGGTCGGCCACTTCGTTTTCGGCGACCCAGCGCATCTCGGCGCTCTCCCGGTTGGGCACGGTGTGCAGCAACTCGTCGGCGTCGGCGACGACGGTGGTGTAACTCCACCGCGTGCCGGCGATCCCGGCGACCTCGGCCGTGACCACGGTCGCGCGCACGCTGAGCCGCTCGCTGAGCAGCCCGGCCTCCTCGTTCGCTTCGCGGACCGCCGTCTCCTCCGGCGTCTCGTGGCTGTCCCGGGCGCCGCCCGGTAGCCCCCAGGTCCCGCCCTGATGGCTCCACACGGCGCGATGCTGCAGCAGCACCGCGGGCGTGCCGTCGAGTTGCGGGGCCCGCACCAGCAAACCCGCCGCGCCGAAGCGGCCCCAGTAATGGGCGCCGCTGTCGGAGATCACCCATCCGTCACCGTCGCCCTGCACTGATTCAGGATATGCAGACTTGGTTAGGGCGCCGTCAATTGCGTCCACCTCCACCCATCTATCCGAACATGCTCTTAGACTTCGCTTATAGAGGTCCGTGCAGCGAAACGAAGTGGCAAGAGATGAGGGCTGATAAGACGTGACGGTTGAGCTGGCGCATCCGTCGACCGAGCCGCAGGGATCGCGGTCACCGGCCGAACCGGCTCATCCACGCTGGTGGTTCATCTCGACGACGCCGGGCCGCATCCTGACCATCGGCATCGTGCTCGCCGCGCTCGGCGGGATCAGCGCCTTCGCCACCTCGACCACCATCAACCACCGCCAGCAAGTGCTTACCACGGTGCTCAACCACACGGAGCCGCTGTCGTTCGCCGCCGGGCGGCTCTACACCACGCTGTCGGTGGCCGACGCCGCGGCGGCCACCGCGTTCATCGCCGAGGCCGAGCCCCAGCCCGTTCGCCAGCGCTACGAGCAGGCCATCACCGACGCATCGGTCGCCGTGACCCGGGCCTCGAGCGGCCTCACCGACGAACCTTTGGTGCAGCTGCTGGGCCGGATCAACGCGGAGCTGGCCGTCTACACCGGCCTGATCGAAATCGCCCGAACCAACAACCGGGAGGGCAACCCGGTCGGGTCGTCGTACCTGTCGGAGGCATCGGGGCTGATGCAGTCGACGATCCTGCCCGACGCGGCGCGGCTCTATCAGGCGACGTCGGAGCGGGTGGACGCCGAAACCACCGCGTCGACGCAGATTCCGGCGCCGGTCATCATGGTGGTCGGCGCCACCGTGGTCTTCGGCGCCTTCTCCCACCGCTGGTTGGCGCGGCGCACCCGGCGCCGAATCAACCCAGGCCTGGTGGTGGGCGCACTCGCTATCCTCGTCATGGTGGTTTGGGTTGGAACTGCGCTGACCATTTCTACGGCGGCCAGTCGTAGCGCGAAGGACACTGCCGCCGAATCCCTCAAGACCGTCACCAACGTCGCCATCACCGCCCAGCAGGCGCGCGCCGACGAGACGCTGTCGCTGATCCGCCGCGGGGACGAAGAGAAACGCAAGCAATCGTTTTATCAGCGCATCGATTCCATGCACCGCCAGCTCGACCAATACATGTCCCGCAGCGATGCCGTCGACAAGCCGGACCTGGAGGGCGCCGATCAGCTGCTGCTGCGCTGGCGGCAGGCCAACGACCGGATCACCTCGTACATCTCGGTGGGTAACTACCGCGCCGCGACCCAGGTGGCGCTGGGCAGCAGCGAAGAAGATTCCACCCCGGCGTTCGACAAGCTGGAAGACGAGCTGGTCAAGGCCATGGATCAGGGCCGCATCCACCTGCGCAACGACGTGATCAACGCGCGCAGCGGACTGTCCGGCGCCCAGGTGGGTGGCGTGGTGCTCAGCCTCGGCGCCGCCATCGCGGTGGCGCTGGGCCTGTGGCCGAGGCTGAAAGAGTATCGATAATGATCCGCCTGCCCCTGCTTCGCCGGGCGTGCACCGTGGCCGCCGCGGCGGTGGTGCTGGCGGGCTGCGGACACACGGAATCGCTGCAGGTCGCCAGCGTGCCGACGTTGCCGCCGCCGACACCGGTCGGCATGGAGCAGTTGCCGCCGCAGCCGCCGCTGCCGCCCGACGGCCCCAATGAGAACTGCAATCTGACGGCCAGCCTGCGGCCCTTTGCCACCAAGGCGGAGGCGGACGCCGCGGTCGCCGACATCCGCGCGCGTGGCCGGCTGATCGTCGGTCTCGACATCGGTAGCAACCTGTTCAGCTTCCGCGACCCGATCACCGGCGAGATCACCGGTTTCGACGTCGACATTGCCGGCGAGATCGCGCGCGACATCTTCGGGGCACCGTCGCACGTCGAGTACCGGATCCTGTCGTCGGACGAGCGGGTCACCGCCCTGCAGCGCGCCGAGGTCGACGTCGTGGTCAAGACCATGACCATCACCTGCGACCGGCGCAAGCTGGTGAACTTCTCGACCGTGTACCTGGACGCCAACCAGCGCATCCTGGCCCCGCGCGACTCGTCGATCGTCAAGGTCGCCGACCTGTCCGGCAAGCGCGTCTGCGTGGCCAAGGGCACCACCTCGCTGCACCGGATCCAGCAGATCGATCCGCCACCGGTCGTGGTGTCGGTGGTCAACTGGGCCGACTGCCTGGTGGCGATGCAGCAGCGGGAGATCGACGCGGTCAGCACGGATGATTCGATCCTGGCCGGTCTGGTCGAAGAGGACCCCTACCTGCACATCGTCGGCCCCAACATGGCCACCCAGCCCTACGGCATCGGGGTCAACTTGAACAACACCGGGCTGGTGCGGTTCGTCAACGGAACCCTGGAGCGGATCCGCCGCGACGGCACGTGGAACACGTTGTACCGCAAGTGGTTGACGGTGCTGGGTCCCGCGCCGGCCCCGCCCACACCGAGGTATCTGGACTGATGGCCGAGCCGGACAAGCACACCGAGCAGCCGGAATCCGGCTCGGAGGACGTCGCGCCGGGCACCCAGCCGGCCGACGTTCAAAGCGGCGCCGCGACGGGACGGCTGCAGGCCACCCAGGCGCTGTTCCGTCCCGACTTCGACGACGATGACGACGACGACTTTCCGCACATCTCGCTGGGCGCGCTGGAAACCGATCCGCAGGACCGCATGACGGTGGCGACGCGCTCGGTGCCTGCGGTCAGACAGCTCGGCGGTGGCCTGGTCGAGATCCCCCGCGGACGGGACATCGATCCGGTCGAGGCCCTGATGACCAACCCGGTGGTGCCGGAGTCCAAGCGCTTCTGCTGGAACTGCGGAAAACCGGTGGGGCGGTCCAGCAAGAAAGCCAAGGGCACGTCGGAGGGGTGGTGCCCGGCCTGCGGCAGCCCGTATTCATTTCTGCCGCAACTCAATCCCGGCGATATCGTCGCCGGCCAGTACGAGGTCAAGGGCTGCATCGCGCACGGCGGCCTGGGCTGGGTCTACCTGGCGGTCGACCACAACGTCAACGACCGGCCGGTGGTGCTCAAGGGTTTGGTGCACTCCGGCGACGCGGAGGCGCAGGCGATCGCGATGGCCGAGCGACAGTTCCTGGCCGAGGTGGTCCACCCGCAGATCGTGCAGATCTTCAACTTCGTCGAACACAAGGACCAGCACCAGAATCCGATCGGACTCATCGTCATGGAGTACGTCGGTGGCCAGCCGCTCAAGCACGGGAAGGGCGAGAAGCTTCCGGTCGCCGAGGCCGTGGCCTACCTGCTGGAAATCCTGCCCGCGCTGAGCTATCTGCACTCCATCGGTCTGGTCTACAACGACCTCAAGCCCGAGAACATCATGCTCACCGAAGAGCAGCTCAAGTTGATCGACCTGGGCGCGGTGTCGCGAAT is part of the Mycobacterium mantenii genome and encodes:
- the thiS gene encoding sulfur carrier protein ThiS; translation: MVVVVNEQKVDVDAHTTVAALVDSLGFPDRGVAVAMDDAVLPRSRWATELFEGARLEIVTAVQGG
- the thiG gene encoding thiazole synthase (functions in thiamine (vitamin B1) biosynthesis; in Bacillus subtilis this enzyme catalyzes the formation of thiazole from dehydroxyglycine and 1-deoxy-D-xylulose-5-phosphate and ThiS-thiocarboxylate); the protein is MADTKLTIGDRSFASRLIMGTGGASNLAVLEEALVASGTELTTVAIRRVDAEGGTGLLDLLNRLGITPLPNTAGCRGAAEAVLTAQLAREALNTNWIKLEVIADERTLLPDAVELVRAAELLVDDGFVVLPYTNDDPVLARRLEDAGCAAVMPLGSPIGTGLGITNPHNIEMIVARAGVPVVLDAGIGTASDAALAMELGCDAVLLATAVTRAADPAAMAAAMAAAVTAGYLARRAGRIPKRFWAQASSPQR
- the thiE gene encoding thiamine phosphate synthase; translated protein: MHQRLVRLAAARLYLCTDARRERGDLADFADAALAGGVDIIQLRDKGSAGEQRFGPLEARDELAACQILADAARRHGALFAVNDRADIARAAGADLLHLGQGDLPLAVARDIVGPDVLLGTSTHSTDQATAAALSPADYFCVGPCWPTPTKPDRAAPGLPLVRVAAELGTDKPWFAIGGIDERRLPEVLGAGARRIVVVRAITAAADPRAAAQRLSSALAAAR
- the glnX gene encoding protein kinase G-activating protein GlnX; the protein is MTVELAHPSTEPQGSRSPAEPAHPRWWFISTTPGRILTIGIVLAALGGISAFATSTTINHRQQVLTTVLNHTEPLSFAAGRLYTTLSVADAAAATAFIAEAEPQPVRQRYEQAITDASVAVTRASSGLTDEPLVQLLGRINAELAVYTGLIEIARTNNREGNPVGSSYLSEASGLMQSTILPDAARLYQATSERVDAETTASTQIPAPVIMVVGATVVFGAFSHRWLARRTRRRINPGLVVGALAILVMVVWVGTALTISTAASRSAKDTAAESLKTVTNVAITAQQARADETLSLIRRGDEEKRKQSFYQRIDSMHRQLDQYMSRSDAVDKPDLEGADQLLLRWRQANDRITSYISVGNYRAATQVALGSSEEDSTPAFDKLEDELVKAMDQGRIHLRNDVINARSGLSGAQVGGVVLSLGAAIAVALGLWPRLKEYR
- a CDS encoding NUDIX hydrolase, with amino-acid sequence MQGDGDGWVISDSGAHYWGRFGAAGLLVRAPQLDGTPAVLLQHRAVWSHQGGTWGLPGGARDSHETPEETAVREANEEAGLLSERLSVRATVVTAEVAGIAGTRWSYTTVVADADELLHTVPNRESAEMRWVAENEVADLPLHPGFAASWQRLRTAPALLPLGHGDERRQYLPRTIEIEAGVFVWCMPGDADQEPSQLTRRISELLPAPN
- the thiO gene encoding glycine oxidase ThiO; amino-acid sequence: MPSGPPLGSLAVIGGGVIGLAVARRAAQAGWSVRVHRAEHRGASWVAGGMLAPHSEGWPGEEHLLRLGLESLRMWREGGFLDGLPPEVVTARESLVVAVDHADVADLRTVADWLSAQGHPVVWESTARDVEPLLAQGIRHGFRAPTELAVDNRAVLDALSAECERLGVRWAPPAHDLSRVDGDAVVIANGIDAPALWPGLPVRPVKGEVLRLRWRNGCMPLPQRVVRARVHGRQVYLVPRADGVVVGATQYEHGRDTAPVVSGVRDLLDDACAVLPALGEYELAECAAGLRPMTPDNLPLVHRLDARTLVAAGHGRSGFLLAPWTAEQIVSELAPVGAL
- a CDS encoding glutamate ABC transporter substrate-binding protein, with product MIRLPLLRRACTVAAAAVVLAGCGHTESLQVASVPTLPPPTPVGMEQLPPQPPLPPDGPNENCNLTASLRPFATKAEADAAVADIRARGRLIVGLDIGSNLFSFRDPITGEITGFDVDIAGEIARDIFGAPSHVEYRILSSDERVTALQRAEVDVVVKTMTITCDRRKLVNFSTVYLDANQRILAPRDSSIVKVADLSGKRVCVAKGTTSLHRIQQIDPPPVVVSVVNWADCLVAMQQREIDAVSTDDSILAGLVEEDPYLHIVGPNMATQPYGIGVNLNNTGLVRFVNGTLERIRRDGTWNTLYRKWLTVLGPAPAPPTPRYLD